The genomic segment ATTGCACAGTACAATGAGGCTGTGCAAAAAGGCAATGATGAACTGTTCGGCAGGAAAAATCTGCAATTCCCTGTGCAGCAAGCACCCTTTTATGCATTGCTGACTTACGGTTTCTGCCTTGTTTCCTTTGGAGGATTACATACCAACGGCGCATTGCAAGTATTAAACAAAGCAGGCAAACCCATTAAAGGCTTATATGCCGTTGGCGAAATACTGGGTGCAGGCGCAACAACAGGCAACGTATTTTGCGGTGGAATGTTGCTTACACCGGCCGTAGCTTTGGGACGCTGGCTGGGAGAAAAATTGACTTAATAGACCACGCCGCAAGCCCTTACGGAAAAAAAACCCCGACAGGACTCAATGTCCCGTCGGGGTTAGTTTTACTCAAAACTCAGCTTATTGCTTCACTAATTTCTCCGTCCAAACTTGGCCGTCTGCCTGACGGATTTGCAGCAGATATACGCCGCCCGCCATGTGGCTCAGGTCAATGGTTTCGTTCATACGGCGACCGCTGATGCTCTGGCGGCTGATAACGCGCCCTTGCATGTCGCTGATGACTACTTCGGCTTGGCCATCCACTGCCTGTCTGCCTTGAACGGTGAACATGCCGTTGCTTGGGTTCGGATACACTTTGAAGCCGATTCTGCCTTCAGATGCACTTACCGCTGCTTCTGCCTCTTCGGCACGGAAGTTTTCAGAGATGAAGGTGGCTGCCGTGAAGGTACAGCTACCTGCCTGTACGGTCAGAACGTACCAGCCCGGCTGAGTAGCCTCTATGGTCTGGCTGTTGCCGATTGCTTGGCCGTTTCTTGTCCAACTGTTGCCGCCGGCTATCGGTGAACTCAATGTTCTTCTGCCGCTTGCAGATACCCCCTGATTGATGCCCAGTGCTTGCGTAGCCGACACCAAT from the Rhodoflexus caldus genome contains:
- a CDS encoding T9SS type A sorting domain-containing protein, translating into LVSSQTHNLPVGTYRVRIDVATAEGTIIGIPSAASFQLVSATQALGINQGVSASGRRTLSSPIAGGNSWTRNGQAIGNSQTIEATQPGWYVLTVQAGSCTFTAATFISENFRAEEAEAAVSASEGRIGFKVYPNPSNGMFTVQGRQAVDGQAEVVISDMQGRVISRQSISGRRMNETIDLSHMAGGVYLLQIRQADGQVWTEKLVKQ